The following are encoded together in the Drosophila sechellia strain sech25 chromosome 3R, ASM438219v1, whole genome shotgun sequence genome:
- the LOC6612703 gene encoding protein TsetseEP → MFSRFSLFAVVLAFGLVSGLSLSVVLKPSKLKLPTNKKILGLQQQTEELAARAPGNSAPCFDYYIPIINGLSDQYQLDYNKCAKDYDTASELVLAAWNSTLFGIQASGDSGCNTFFDCSSIVDSVLAFECFANVGAEQSKIMYQVSANATEAAVQIKIHLQTLDSQLETCLNYSERDFVEGTAHYYEELNKCLAGAPVPQETTTNWYYTTA, encoded by the exons ATGTTTTCCAGATTCTCCCTGTTCGCCGTGGTTCTCGCTTTTGGCCTGGTTTCTGGCCTCAGCCTTAGCGTCGTGCTAAAGCCTTCCAAGCTGAAGCTGCCGACAAATAAGAAGATCCTTGGTCTTCAGCAGCAGACGGAAGAGCTGGCTGCTCGGGCACCTGGCAATTCGGCACCCTGTTTCGACTACTACATACCCATTATCAACGGACTGTCGGACCAGTACCAGCTGGACTACAACAAGTGCGCGAAGGACTACGACACCGCCAGCGAACTGGTCCTCGCCGCCTGGAACAGCACACTCTTCGGCATCCAGGCTTCCGGGGATAGTGGCTGCAACACCTTCTTCGACTGCTCCTCCATCGTGGACTCCGTGCTCGCCTTCGAGTGTTTCGCCAACGTC GGAGCTGAGCAATCCAAAATCATGTACCAAGTCTCGGCGAACGCCACCGAAGCCGCCGTCCAGATCAAGATCCATTTGCAGACTTTGGACAGCCAGTTGGAAACCTGCTTGAACTATTCCGAAAGGGATTTCGTGGAGGGCACCGCGCACTACTACGAGGAACTCAACAAATGCCTTGCTGGAGCTCCAGTTCCGCAGGAAACCACTACAAATTGGTATTATACCACCGCCTAA